catacaatgtacacgtaCGTCAACGTGACAGGTGAGTCAGactacacatacagtgtacacgTACGTCAATGTGACAGGTGAGTCAGactacacatacagtgtacacgTACGTCAATGTGACAGGTGAGTCAGactacacatacagtgtacacgTACGTCAACGTGACAGGTGAGTCAGactacacatacagtgtacacgTACGTCAACGTGACAGGTGAGTCAGactacacatacagtgtacacgTAAGTCAACGTGACAGGTGAGTCAGactacacatacagtgtacacgCACGTCAACGTGACAGGTGAGTCAGgctacacatacaatgtacacgtaCGTCAACGTGACAGGTGAGTCAGGCTGCACATACAGTGTGTACACGTACGTCTACGTGACAGGTGAGTCAGactacacatacagtgtacacgTACGTCAACGTGACAGGTAAGTCAGACTACACATACAGAATATAGAGGCGAGTACAATAGGACATCTTTTATAATTTAGAAGATGAAGGAGAAGCTGAAAACCAGTCTTATATTGTTTTCTATCGATAAACATCACTATTTGTCCGCCCTGACGCATCTCTCAATTTAAGATTTTCACCCATTTATTTGAAATGCCAATGATTTAATACACATTTTTGACAAACTGTTTTGACTAATGCCTTTGTGGTTCCATCAGCGACATTGCAAAAGCTGATAAATCGTTCTTAATATTCTGAATATTCCggaatattttcaataatattttgaaacgTTACGATATAAATGCAtgcgaaataaaaaaaaaaccttgaatAATTAGGAAAACTTGTTCAAATGgggttattttattatttcaaatattattatacaatgtagatgttTCTAAAGAAAACTGTTAATTTCCGTTCATCCTCCATGTTACATTTTGACCTCTccctgaaaaataaaaattcgcACATAACTATGAATTCAAAAAGAGAACAACGACATACTACGGAACCGTAATTCTGactcaaaaaaataaaacaaggacaaaatattaataaaaataagcCTCGTGAGTGTTTcaaagaaatatacattttatgctCCATCGTCGACACTCGTACGTTGTGCACACTATATGTCAAATCCGGAATGGAGTGGCGGGGAATGGATAtgaacatacctgtatatagtgaaaAGACAGCGCTAGATAATCATAAATATTAAATCTAAaacaatcatgttttttttcttgtcaatGAAGAatatcagttttttttattatgaaaacACATGGCTGGCATAACCTATATTCTCAACATCTCCGAAATCGCATATTCATTTCTCTGTCGCGTTATGACTTCCATTGGATCCGACAACGAGAAAGAAGCATGGATTCAAAACTATGATATATTGTGTAAGAAAGACAAAAAAGGTATGAGTTGTAAAGATGCATTGTTAGTTTGATAAGCAGAACTTTCCATTACACTAACGATAAAGCTCTTTTTGCACTTTTAACGAACGATATCTAGTCGTGTAGCCAAACTCACCTGTCTGAGATGGGAGGCTCACGGTGTGGTCGGTTTTCGCCATTAAAGTAGGTTATTTAACGTCCTTGGTCGCTAACTGTCTTTTTTAATGCTTGGATGTCATCTCTATTGCGTCGATATGCCGTCGTGAATGTGGACTGAAGAAGGTTCAGGGACGACTTTAGGCTGTGTATTTGGGAAAGGTCTGTGCTCAAGGCCGCTTCCGCAGTCTGTAGTCGCTGGCTCAGATCTGCGATTATCTCCTTCTGTTCTGCACTTTGAACCTTTAACTCATCCGATTCTTTCTTGAGGGATATGATACTCTGCGCATGATGGGCTAGCTGGGTTGTCTGAGATGTAACCAGCGCGTGAGCATATTCCGATACTTTTGAAGACTCGTTTTGAAACTTCTCCACTATTCCCATCATTTGTTCTTGTAATGCTGCGAATTTAGGTTCCAATGATTCCTTTGAGTTGGTTATCATATCTCGAAGTCCTTTCACCTCCTCGGCAACCGTCGCCATGTTGGACACAGTAGACTGTAATTGCTGTAGATCCATACGAAACATTGTACTgacatttttcatgttttccaCTCCATTGTCCAGTTTGGACATCTCCCGTGAGAAGTCTTCGGACATTGCCTGTTGCCTCCGTTCAGCAATGACCAGTTCAGCATTAATATGATCGATGGAACTCTTCATTCGAAAAGTCTCTTCCCCATTGCATCTTAGACCAAGCGTATCGGGCACTGTGAATTGACAGTTACAGTCTTCAGACTTTACATTTGCTACAATAAATGTAGCCACGAGCCAGATAGAGGAATGAAACATTCTGATCAATCCCCGTCGGACGACCCAGCCAGGAATGACACATCTGACGTAGGGCATGTGTTTAAGAGCTTGACTACCCGACTATCGCGATGTCCCGTATTCGGTTATCGAGAAACCTCAATACGATCATGGACGAAGTACAATTACGAAGGTGAGAGCACCcgtgtgttttgtttataatatataacctatttaacacaAAAGACCGTTTTGACCCGAGCTTTGTCGGAGTCTCttaatactgtataacacacacattagtGTATTGTTCTTTTGAATATGGATTCAGTaaattattaacaaaacaaacgGTGAATATAAAAGTTCTCCATGTTGCTGTTTCATCTTCTGGGAATTGTCTGATGCTAGGGACCAAAAGTGTGGAAGTTTGAGTCAGAATAATCAAGATGGTGGgaacaaattttaaaatgaagaaGGTGCACAAAccatatatcaattaatttcgTGACTCATGTTATACGACATTAAATCGCCTAGCCAATAGACATTTAAAAAAGGCTTATCCATAGCGCTTCGGCGACATCCCTGAAAAAAAACTCGATATTCATACATACACTGTTGTATGCAATAATACATTTTCGTgtcaaacatttttgtatatgactTTTAGAAATATAGTATATTAGTCACAATACAATTATGATAATTTAAGCATACCTTAATCATGTATTTGACTATCGCTAAACCACAAATATATGGGCGTTTTCTCTTTTTAATCAACAACTCTCATTGGGTTGTTTATGACGTCGGACTCGCTGGTATTAAATTAGAAGGACATATTTGTGACATTACCACTGTCATTTACCTACAAAACAAACATGGGTGGGACGCGTGTCTGGGTTGGTAGCCGGATTTTACTCGAGAATGTATATTCGATACCTATTTATCTATTGTAGGTCGGAAGTAAAACTTCGCCTATGTCCGATAACAGTCTTGGTCAAGTGtatcaaaatatgatattttgtgaAACCTAAGGCCTGAAGGGaccaaatatttttttgtaaaacgCGTAGTGAAGTACTCAGTTGCTTCCCACCCACTCTACCGGACAGGACTTCTGTGGTACGTACAGATAATGGCCGAGGGGTATTCCGTATCCCACTCTACCGGACAGGACTTCTGTTGTACGTACAGATAATGGCCGAGGGGTATTCCGTATCCGACTTTACCGGACAGGACTTCTGTTGTACGTACAGATAATGGCCGAGGGGTATTCCGTATCCCACTCTACCGGACTTCTGTTGTACGTACAGATAATGGCCGAGGGGTATTCCGTATCCCACTCTACCGGACAGGACTTCTGTGGTACGTACAGATAATGGCCGAGGGGTATTCCGTATCCCACTCTACCGGACAGGACTTCTGTTGTACGTACAGATAATGGCCGAGGGGTATTCCGTATCCCACTCTACCGGACAGGACTTCTGTTGTACGTACAGATAATGGCCGAGGGGTATTCCGTATCCCACTCTACCGGACAGGACTTCTGTTGTACGTACAGATAATGGCCGAGGGGTATTCCGTATCCCACTCTACCGGACAGCACTTCTGTTGTACGTACAGATAATGGCCGAGGGGTATTCCGTATCCCACTCTACCGGACAGCACTTCTGTTGTACGTACAGATAATGGCCGAGGGGTATTCCGTATCCGGGGATACAACCTATGATGCATCAACGTAAGAAACATCACACAAATCCTGAAAAAAACACTAAATAAAGCCCGACATTAATTACAACCAAACACATGTAATTactattataaaataaaaagctgTTTAAAATTGTATTGATGACACTAAATAATTTCGGTAGTTCCTTAAAAGGCaccagaaaaacaaaatatcactgtGTATGATGTCAATCAATGCGAAAATCCAAATAATTACGGTAATAATATTGGGGGCACACCTGGTAAATTACAAGATGTGCCCCCAATACTATACCTCGGGTACTTTCCTGTAGTCGTAATTATTACCAGGTGTGCCCCCAATACTGTACCTTGGGTACTTTCCTGTAGTCGTAATTATTACCAGGTGTGCCCCAATATTGTACCTCGGGTACTTTCCTATAGTCGTAATTATTACCAGGTGTGCCCCCAATACTGTACCTTGGGTACTTTCCTGTAGTCGTAATCATTATCAGGTGTGCCCCGAATACTGTACCTAAGGTAGTTTCCTATAGTCGTAATTATTACCAGGTGTGCCCCCAATACTGCACCTCGGGTACTTTCCTGTAGTCGTAATTATTACCAGGTGTGCCCCTAATACTGTACCTCGGGTACTTTCCTGTAGTCGTAATTATTACCAGGTGTGCCCTCAATACTGTACCTAAGGTACTTTCCAGTAGTCGCAATCATTACCAGGTTGGCCCccaatactgtacatgtacctcgGGTACTTTCCTGTAGTCGTAATTATTACCAGGTGTGCCCCCAATACTGTACCTAAGGTACTTTCCTATAGTCGTAATTATTACCAGGTGTGCCCCCAATACTGTATCTAGGGTACTTTTCTATAGTCGTAATTATTACCAGGTGTGCCCCAATACTGTACATCGGGTACTTTCCTATAGTCGTAATTATTACCAGGTGTGCCCTAATACTGTACCTCGGGTACTTTCCTATGGTCGTAATTATTACCTGGTGTGCTCCAAATACTGTACCTCGGGTACTTTCCTATAGTCGTAATTATTACCAGGTGTGCCCCCAATACTGTACCTCGGGTACTTTCCTGTAGTCGTAATTATTACCAGGTGTGCCCCTAATACTGTACCTCGGGTACTTTCCTGTAGTCGTAATCATTACCAGGTGGGGCCCCCAATACCGTTGCTAAGGTACCTTCCTGTACTCGCAATTATTACCATGTGTGCCCTCAATACTGTACCTAAGGTAATTTCCAGTAGTCGCAATCATTACCAGGTTGGCCCccaatactgtacatgtacctagggTACTTTCCTGTAGTCGTAATTATTACCAGGTGTGCCCCCAATACTGTACCTCGGGTACTTTCCTATAGTCGTAATTATTACCAGGTGTGCCCCCAATACTGTACCTAAGGTACTTTCCTATAGTCGTAATTATTACCAGGTGTGCCCCCAATACTGTATCTAGGGTACTTTTCCTATAGTCGTAATTATTACCAGGTGTGCCCCCAATACTGTACCTAGGGTACTTTCCTATAGTCGTAATTATTACCAGGTGTGCCCCCAATACTGTACCTCGGGTACTTTCCTGTAGTCGTAATTATTACCAGGTGTGCCCCCAATACTGTACCTAAGGTACTTTCCTATAGTCGTAATTATTACCAGGTGTGCCCCCAATACTGTACCTAGGGTACTTTCCTATAGTCGTAATTATTACCAGGTGTGCCCCCAATACTGTACCTCGGGTACTTTCCTATAGTCGTAATTATTACCAGGTGTGCCCCCAATACTGTACCTAAGGTACTTTCCTGTAGTCGTAATTATTACCAGGTGTGCCCCTAATACTGTACCACGAGTACTTTCCTATAGTCGTAGTTATTACCAGGTGTGCCCCCAATACTATACCTCGGGTACTTTCCTGTAGTCGTAATTATTACCAGGTGTGCCCCCAATACTGTTACCCTTGGGTATCCAACCTTCCCATGTACTTGTAGGTCCGTAATCAAAAATAAGGTGGGCCCCAAAATTTGGGGACCGGgtttccctttttaaaattttccccccaaatAGGGGCTTCCGTAAATTTTTCCTTTTCCCCCCAAATCCCCCCAAAACTTAAATTTTCCCCCCCggatttttttctaatttttaaNNNNNNNNNNNNNNNNNNNNNNNNNNNNNNNNNNNNNNNNNNNNNNNNNNNNNNNNNNNNNNN
The sequence above is drawn from the Pecten maximus chromosome 9, xPecMax1.1, whole genome shotgun sequence genome and encodes:
- the LOC117335172 gene encoding uncharacterized protein LOC117335172 is translated as MPYVRCVIPGWVVRRGLIRMFHSSIWLVATFIVANVKSEDCNCQFTVPDTLGLRCNGEETFRMKSSIDHINAELVIAERRQQAMSEDFSREMSKLDNGVENMKNVSTMFRMDLQQLQSTVSNMATVAEEVKGLRDMITNSKESLEPKFAALQEQMMGIVEKFQNESSKVSEYAHALVTSQTTQLAHHAQSIISLKKESDELKVQSAEQKEIIADLSQRLQTAEAALSTDLSQIHSLKSSLNLLQSTFTTAYRRNRDDIQALKKTVSDQGR